caaatcaactCAAAAATTCGACAagaaattcgaccaaaatcaacccaaaaattcaaacaaaaatcaaCCTAGAAAATCgataaaaatcaacccaaaaattcgaccacaatcaacccaaaaaaataacaaaattcaacccaaaattcgaccaaaatcaaccaaaataaatcgacaaaaatcaaccaaaaaaccataccaaaatcaacccaaaatttcaacaaaaaataacCCAGAAATTCGTAAAAAAATCGACAAACATCAACCTAAAAAATTCGAAATAAGAAggcaaaaataaattcaaaccaACGTGATCTCAATATCACGATTTTGAGGATTTAGAGGccaaattcgaccatgaaaactctagatctagagttttcatggtcgaatttcaccatctaaagccATAATACGCATTCTACAGCTTTTTCCGGCGGGTGGTGGTGGCGgaggtgtggtggtggtggcgatcTAAAATTTCACCTCCAGATCTTAAGAACAGAGATAttgtggaggagagagaatcttAGAGTTTTAAGAAATCAGagattttggaggagagagagagaaaaacgtGAGAGTAAGATGGAAAATGAAGAAGAATTTGGGGTTCTTGAGAGTTGCAGaggttttggaggagagagaaagatagaGCAAAATGAGAGGAGGAAGGAgagaaatgaagagagagagagagagagagagagagagagagagagagagagagagagaaatgaatttTGTCATGAATTCATGATAGGGACGGTTCAAATGGGTGGGGAAATGGGGAAGATTTAAGAATAAAATAAGGAAAGTGGTGAAATTTAGGTGTGAATAAGAGTAGAATCTTAaggttttttggtaaatagtggggaatcttagggtaaatttgtaaaaaaactatggccaaaaatagtaaagattcagtaggggaagaacaaaaagaaatgctaaaaaaggaaatgggaagaacaaaaaggaatggggGGAGTACTATATACTAAGAGAGACACCAGGAATTGCACGTGTTAATTCCTGGTgtaattttttcccgccaaaaaccacttttccaaaaaagatgtatctgtttgattttataattatactctaccttttttataaactatttatgtatggaaacaaaatttagtttataaattatgacaataatagatactacgtacgacgtaataataattattctaaattgttaatattttagtcaaatcgctatattaataatggaaaatatatcactcaatattgtcgtcaaattatcatattagcatttttaaatatgcatattagatgaataaatttaaacaagtatattaaaaatgttataactatgcaatagtttgggagatattcagtttaatattttgtgaaaaaaaataataaaaatccgTGTGTGCACGGGATATAATCTAGTTAAGGATAAAGTAGACCAGATCAAAAGTCGGGCCGGATCGAGAGAATAAAAAACTGCCCATTGTGTCAGGCCGGGCCGGGCCAAGGTTCGGGTCAATTTTGTGTGCCCAAAACCCACTATTTCAAATTAGCGGGTTTTTTGGGCCATTTTTGGACCGGGCCAACATTAAAACTAAAAATATTGTTTTGCGTTGCCCAAAGCCCGCAATTTTTAAAAAAGTTCAGGCCGGGTCGGAGTAGGCTGTCCTAAAAACCCGCTAATTTTCGGGCCGGATTGGGTCGGGCCAGCGGGCCGGACCCATGATGATCAGCTCTAGGATAATGTATACTTCCATCTGCTTATAGTCTCCCTGaaacaaaattcaattacaaaccaaaatacaaaattaattaaGGTCTAACAATTCCTTAATTAGAGTCTTGTGCTCCTATAAGAATTATTATTAGGAGTTACACACACTTAATTAGCTTGCTGATGGACTTTACATTCTCCATTAATTGCATGATTAACTGAAGCATCCACCTTGCATCCACCCTGGTAAGAAACCTGGGACTTGAGTCACTTGATTATGTGTTGTTCCAACATTCATCTGGTCTGAAGTTTCTGGGTTATACCTGCATCAAACCACCCAAAAACAAAACTTTATTTTCGACTTTTGAGATCGATCTGTTACAAAATCTAATGTCACTCTTAGGTTTCATAATATGCGTAGTAGGTCATGAGCTTACCCTATTTGCAGGGTAGGATTGCAACCAAGGGGCTGGAAGTTTAACAGCCCCTGAGATTGAGAATGCTGCTGTCCATAGTGAACATTCTGGTCGGCATTATCCCAGGGTTGTCGGAATTGAGCATCCTTTACCATTATTCGATCAAGCTGCCAAAAATCATGAACATATCAAGCTAGGATAACTTATGCATATATATGAATACTGAAGAAAATGAAATTACGATACAGTAAGCTTCGTTACCTCGGTCTTCAAAGACTTATTAGCTTCCATGAGTGAATGTTCCTGAACACAAAGTAAATTGGCATAAATCTATGTTTTCTAAAATTGATCTTACAGATTCAAAACTGTACAAAATGTTCATGTGTATAGTGTATAATTAAGTACCTTGTTTTGAAGGTCCGTAAGTTGATCCACCATTGATTGTGTCTACATACATATAGCAGCAATCACAAACATACTTTTACGATTTAGTCCATATTCAATAAAAGATATAGAATAACCTAAAATATTTCATGGCTAACACGTCTCATAGTTGCAGAAAAGTACGTAGTTGAAATAACACTCTGTGTTATGGTGTGAAAGTCCATCACACACCATTACTATttactacggagtataatttATCATATAATTTACTACGCATAATAATTTGTAACAACAAACCAACATTCATTTGTCAAAGAGTGCACGGTTAATACCTTAGTTGACCTAATCTGCTTCAGAGAAGACTCCAGCTGCCTTTCTAGCTGATCAAGCTCCTTCACGTTCAGAGGTCCCAAATCCTCTCCAAGTAAATTCCTGAATCAATTATAATGAAATATTACCTACATTCTCGAACTTCAATTAACCATTTTCAAATTAATTAGTAGAGTACCTACCTTTGAGTTCGTTGGAGTGATTCATGTCTAGCTTTCAGTTTCAAGTATTCCCTGTAGCTGTTCTGTTGGCAGCAAAACATAATCAAATTTCAACTACCAAGTACTTCGTATTTGTTTTCCTCAACCGCTCTAAGTCTCTAACATACCAAGCTTACATATACATGCTCAGATAGCGCATGATAAGCAAGAATAAAGAAATATGATAAAATATATTCGATATTCTATCATATAGGATAACTGCATTATCCTCAATAAAATAAGGGACAAGATTAGAAAATTAATACCTCAAGCTCCTTAGATGGCTTGTTGACTTCCACTCCTCCATAGCTGCACTTCTGATAACGCTCAAGGGTTTTTAGCATGCTGTAAGAATTGTTTGGGTA
This sequence is a window from Spinacia oleracea cultivar Varoflay chromosome 1, BTI_SOV_V1, whole genome shotgun sequence. Protein-coding genes within it:
- the LOC110777527 gene encoding agamous-like MADS-box protein MADS2, encoding MGRGRVELKRIENKINRQVTFAKRRNGLLKKAYELSVLCDAEVALIIFSSRGKLYEFASGPSMLKTLERYQKCSYGGVEVNKPSKELENSYREYLKLKARHESLQRTQRNLLGEDLGPLNVKELDQLERQLESSLKQIRSTKTQSMVDQLTDLQNKEHSLMEANKSLKTELDRIMVKDAQFRQPWDNADQNVHYGQQHSQSQGLLNFQPLGCNPTLQIGYNPETSDQMNVGTTHNQVTQVPGFLPGWMQGGCFS